A genomic segment from Chitinophaga flava encodes:
- a CDS encoding HAD family hydrolase has product MKAFIFDLNGTMINDMEYHLDGWYNMLNKLGANMTREAVRGHMYGKNEELLMRIFGKERFTLPQMLEIAHEKEVLYQEAFRPHLELIAGLPAFLRQAADAGIPMTIGSAANRFNISFVLDNLQLHDYFNAVVSAEDVATSKPNPEVFLKCAAAIHATPADCIVFEDAPKGVEAALNAGMQAVVLTTMHTRDEFAAYPNILAFVEDYTDPVLQQLFA; this is encoded by the coding sequence ATGAAAGCATTTATTTTCGATCTCAACGGAACCATGATCAACGACATGGAATATCATCTGGATGGCTGGTACAATATGCTGAACAAACTAGGGGCCAACATGACCAGAGAAGCAGTCAGAGGACATATGTATGGAAAAAATGAGGAACTGCTGATGCGTATCTTCGGAAAAGAACGCTTCACCCTGCCCCAGATGCTGGAGATCGCACATGAAAAGGAAGTGCTGTATCAGGAGGCTTTCCGGCCTCATCTGGAATTGATTGCGGGTCTTCCGGCTTTCCTCCGCCAGGCCGCCGATGCAGGTATCCCTATGACCATCGGATCTGCAGCCAACCGTTTTAATATCAGTTTTGTACTGGACAACCTGCAACTGCATGATTATTTTAATGCAGTGGTAAGCGCTGAAGATGTGGCTACCAGCAAACCCAACCCGGAAGTGTTTCTGAAATGTGCTGCTGCCATCCATGCTACGCCGGCAGACTGCATCGTGTTTGAAGATGCACCCAAAGGAGTAGAGGCGGCCCTTAATGCCGGGATGCAGGCAGTAGTACTAACCACCATGCATACACGTGATGAGTTTGCGGCTTATCCCAATATCCTTGCATTTGTGGAGGATTACACCGATCCGGTGTTGCAACAACTGTTTGCCTGA